The Xiphophorus hellerii strain 12219 chromosome 3, Xiphophorus_hellerii-4.1, whole genome shotgun sequence genome segment taagatcAAAGTTTCAAAGATAATCTATGAATGTAATCACTTTTGGCAGGACAGTAGTTATTAATTGAAAAGATGTCAAACTTCTGGAAGAATCCCAGGGTCCATTTCAGCTCCTCCGCCTCTCGGGTCACCTCCTCTGTCTTTCGGGTCACCTCCTCTCTCTCTTGTTTCAGCTCCTCTCTTTTTCGGgtgagcttctctctctctcggttCAGCTCATCTCTCTTTTGGTTCAACTCCTCTCTCTCTCGGTTCAACTCCTCTCTCCTTTGGGTCACCTCCTCTCTCCTTTGGGTCACCTCCTCTCTCCTTCGGGTCACCTCCTCTCTCCTTCGGGTGACCTCCTCTCTCCTTCGGGTCACCTCCTCTCTTTCTCGGATCAGCTCTTCTCTCTCTCGACTCGTTTGGCTCAGCTTCACCATCTTTATTTTGTCAGccagttgctttttttctgttgtacgGTCTTTAATACTTCCCTGCTGCTCGCTCCTGTTTACATtcactataaaaacacacaaattagtCAGAAATCTGTATCACAGAAGCAtcaatattttcagtttctctctcAGACCCTTTCAGGATATCAGACAGTATTCTTAAAATAGAACCAAATGAACTTAATTAACTTAACTTCATTAAGTTGTTATTTTGGGGGGCTGATGCCTTGCAGCAATAAGGTCCTGAATCCCAGGATCTtgagtttgttttgggttttattatttgtgatCCTTAGTTCTTTTTATTAGTTCTACAATGGTTctacttttatttcagttagttTTTAGTGATTCTAGTTAGTGTGTTTAGTCCTTTTCTTAGTCATGGTGCGTTCACACAAAACTGGTCCCACGCTTCAGGTTCGACACGTGAACTTTGCATGCAGAAGCTTGATGTTTGTCGGATGCGTTGGATGCGCTTCAGATGCGCCGCAACGGGCCTTCGatgcgcctccacatagactttgaatgtaaaccagatgcgTTTgatgtgaacgcaccattactcttattttattatgtttcttaagtctagttattctttagtGTTACATTTATGTTATAGTGCCTAAGGTACTCTCCCTCTCCCCCTGtcccactttctctctctcctcccaccTGCAACCAGTTTCTAATCAGCATCTGTTTCTTGTTCAGTAATCGACCTGAACAAGAATATAAAACTCATTCTCAGCTCCTCCTTGCTGGTTTCTGCCGTCATTTCCCCGTGCTTCCCTGTATTCTCCTTGTGTCTCCTTGATGGATGTCCTTTGGATGTCCTTGGTTCGGGGCTGCATCGCTGGCTCCTTGGTTCGGGGCTGCACCGCTGGCTCCATGTTCCGGGCTGCACCGCTGGCTCCTTGGTTCGGGGCTGCACCGCTGGCTCCTTGGTTCCGGGCTGCACCGCTGGCTCCTTGGTTCCGGGCTGCACCGCTGGCTCCTTGGTTCCGGGCTGCACCGCTGGCTCCTGAACTCGTGGCTACCCAGTCTGCCGAGCTCCACAGTGCTCGTCAGCCTCCAGAGCGTCTTCGTGGGTGAGATCCAGAGGTTCACAAGCCAGACATCCTCTTCTCCACCACTTGGCCTTTAGATCTTCCATATTAAATTTTAACACTTTGACAGGTTTCAAGCTgggcagcattaagttaaattGATGCTTGGTGACACTTCAGTGCCCTTGACTTTTTCCCAACCTTCATAACTCCTCCTCCGCATTAGACCTCTAAAAACTCTAAAAGCTACTTAAAATGTATTGTGTTGAAATGAAACTCACTGTAGACGATTGATCCAGCTACCAGGATAGAAGAAATCCACAAACACCCCCAAAACAGATAAGAGTTAGGGAGTCCTGATCTTTCTTCTTGTGCTTCACCTGAAAGAAACAATGAACTTGTTAAGGTATAAAAGTTATAATTCATCAGAGGGCCTGGATGCCTGTAGAGGGGTATGAGTTATTTTCTTAGTTCCAGTTTAACAGGAcaggaaaacatggaaaatcaGCTGTGACTCAGTGGTTTAGGTAAACACAACCAGACGCCGGATACACGATGGACTCCTGGGACAGGTGGAGGATCGTGTCTGTCCATATTGTCCATCAAGGACGTTGAAGATAACAAATAATTGTATTTCTGTTAACAGCATTTCTACTTTTTGGAGTTTGTGGTCACCTGGCATATCAACAAATCTAGAAAATGTTGGCAGCTGATCTAGTCAGGGCAAGGAAATATGCCGTGCTATCAACACTCAGAGTCAGATACTGTGTGAGCAGAATCACAAGCTGGATGCGATCCTGCAGGATCACTGGCTAGCTACGGTGAGTAGCTTGGCCGAGTCGACCTGACAGCGAATATGGCTGTTTGGAGCCGCTATTGAATTGTACCAGTGAGACTTTACAGTCattgttttctgattggctccCCCTGTGTCGGCGGTGGAAGGCTGGCTATCTCAGTTTCTCCTGGATGTTATGTGGACAAGATGCTCTGGTCCCATTACTCGCTCTCTTCCTTTGACATCTGTGGACCTGAATCAGAACTGTACATATAGACGCTCCATCGTTTATCAAACACAAAGGCTGGGAGGGCTATCTGGGACAGTGTTTGCAGACTTActtacaaaaacacacacgctCATAGCTATAAACGCAACCCCCCTGCTGGGCCCCCTCCTCTTGCCCCTGAGTATGGCAACCTGGGTCAGATGTGATGCGTGAGGTGGCTGCGCCGGTCACTTGGGTGGACTGCACTTTCCTTGAAATTAGTTCCTTGGTAAGAGAAGATTTCAGCTGGTTTCCCACATTGTGCACAGAACCTTATAAGAGCCATTAACAACAAGTCTGCATCAAGGGATGTCAGTAAATCGATGTGGTGAGCTCTAGTAGTGAAGTCTTTGAATATAATATCCCTTTTCTTCTCGCTATTTTAACCAGATGTGGACCAAAACATAAACACCAGTAGAATAAAAAGCTGTGCAGCCCCTCGTTCTTGGACGATCGATACTGTGTGACAAAGCAAGTACTCTCTGTGCCAGGATGACAAACGATTATCAACATCTCGGATAAGCACCTTAGTGTACGGATTTGTTTTCCTTGGGAATATTCTGTCAAATATGTGGACATATTCAAAATATATCCAGTTCTTATTCAATAGTTGTTaaatagattttgtttgtattaatgGTCATTACTCAATTGCTCTACATACTGATTACTGTTACAGAAAGAAAGtagggtgcaccgattgcagttctCTGGCCGATCACTGATTTTCAATAGAAATAACTAAGtgcagctcaaatgttttacagtgtgggtGTCAATGTTACTTTTTAGTCTTCATAAAACATGTATTGAGTCACTTACGATTGTCATTGTGTGTAGGATTGGAGTCATTGTCCCCGCAGTTCTTCATcctttacaaagaaaataagtaTTAGAAAAAGATATTAGAAAATATCTTTAGTTTGAAGGAGCTCAGCTGTAGCTCATTGGAAAGCAGGCAGGTTCCTCTTCCCCTTTTTAAAAGACGTCAGGGTGCTCAGACAAACACATCTGCTTCTATAACAAACCTTTCTTGTGAAGTAGCTGACTCTCACTCTGTCTCATTAACATTTCTGCAATTCTCCTGCCATTTGCGTACATtgcatttaatatatttcataatCTTTGCTCTTGTACAAgatactttaataaaaaaaatcgaCCAAATACTTCTATGGTGAGCAGGCCAGttaatgtaaaacattaacTCTGTCCTATTTTCTTCTGATGAGGTGGTGGACTAACGAGCGGACATTTAAAAAACGCGCGGATGTAGAAAGCGTCAAGGTGTGTAGTGTCGGTCGCTAGGCAACCAGGACAGCCGCTCCTGCTGGCTGCGCCGTTACCAGCGGACCGGGAGGGTTTGGTTGGTCCCGCCGCGACATTTTTACTCACCTTTCCTacgttttattttaatgttacatTTAGTGTTAAATATCTATCGGATATTTGTGAAAATACGGAAAAATCGCGCCATGTATCGGTTCAATATGGGACGCAACCTAATTAAGTACCAAATAAAGGACGATTTCGCATTTTACTGGACGGGTGGCAACCCTAGAAATGACTCAAATGTTCCCGGGGAAATAAGAAATATTGTCCGATGATGTCACAATTGAGCTGTCCCGTGTTGTGGAGGTGCTGAGTTGTCAAGCACCTCCACAATACTAACTGCCGTTAGCATTTAAGCTAAGGGCAGTAAACAGTCACTTCTAAATATCTCAGAATATAATTGATGTTAATAAAATACTGTCTTGAACTTATAAACACTTCTAACAATGGTGCCTATGTCTTAGTCCTACACATAACTCACCTGTGAAAATAGAAATCAGCCTCTTATATGCCCTCAAGCAAGGTCAACGGATCGCTCGGCCTTTAGATAGTGTTCTATTTAATGGCGGACTCGCTGCGCACTCGGCGGATGTGCACAACGTTCGCGCTCTTTTCGAACCGTTCTTCGGTTACGCCTGCATTCGGCGCGTCTCCAGCGGCGGACCGTTACTGCTTTTAAACTAACTATAAAACAATTAGTATGTGCTTGTCTGTGCAGATGAGAAGTGGTTAAATTTGTCACTtctctgttttgctgttttattttccgtttctctttattctttattattatttttctacttcCTTATAGTTGCTACACTTTTTGCCGCGTGTTTTTACGTCTGCATGCTTTGAGTTATTTTAACCACTCAAGTATTAAGACGTTCATCTAATTCTGCTCCtttccagttatttattttatttatagattaacATATGTGCATTTCATATATTGTGTGTGCTTGTTATTTCTTTTAGTCATATATAAATTAACTACAACATCACACTATATATATtacaatatatactgtatatctatatatattacaatatattaccacttttttttttttacctcgggaatcaataaagtatattctattctttaacatattttactttttataaatttctTGATGGAAATTCCACAGTAAATAAATTTGTGCTATTTTACAGCTAACTACTTTTCAGCTAGAAACTCCATTCAACTTTTAAACGGGTAACAAGGCTTGACACTATCTTCAAATAAATCAGGTTTTTGTTacctgttcctgtttttctaaaatctcAGTTTATGCATTATTAAGTTGGAGGACTGGATTTGAGGATCCCTGAAGTAGACAGTCGGGCTTCTGAGGATGAATTCTCTTCTTGCAGTTGACCTTGTTATTCTAAAGTAAAGATCTGAATGTTGGAAAAGGCCGGGACTGGTTGCTCTCTCTACACCAGTCCACAAGATGCTCTACCTCTTCTCCTGAATGAGGCCCACAATTATTGTATCGTCTGCATATTTCAGGATGTGATCGGTGTTATAGCTGGTAACACAACACATAAATGTGAACCTCAACATTCACATATGTTTAAGCAGTTTCTCAAATTTACACAAGTAGTTTTTCACAGGGCCAGACTTTAGAAAAGGTTCACAGGTTCAGTAGACAATTTTTGGGGcccaaaggttttctttttcttcttcttttaaatgatAGCAGATTTTGTTAACACTGTGCTTTATAGAAAACCCATAGGTCCAAATTAAGTGAATTGTACCGTATTCatattttggggatttttatgCAACAATATTCAAGTACGTGAAAATGATCAAGTTTCAGTCAATTTCTTTGGAAACAACATGCGGCTAGAGGACGAGTTAAGTCTAAAATGCATCAGGTCACCTGCTGATCTACAGTTTGACCTACTCATGTACTGTAATTTGTGTTagtaaaatcattttctttaggGCACCAAGGGAGATAAAATAATGAaccaacaaaattattttacatattttattagaCAAAAATAGCATGCAGTTGTTCACTattaaagtaaatgaaaaaatataaaatataataaatacagATACATGAGAAATGATTGCATGTGTTGCCTTTCATAAGATTTTtactgcattaaaaataatgatttactCTGATGAGCAAAGTGAAAGGCTGTTCatgcaaaataatattttgcttAATGTGAAGAAGTTCTGCAGACTTAAAGGATTTTTGGTTTTCAGTAACCTCCtcctaatgaaacacaaacataatcACAATGGTTAAATAAtctctaatatatatatatgtataaattaTGATGGACATATGATTTGCCTTAATACCAAAGGTTGCTGAAGAAAGGCAGAGTGTGATACAAATCTAGTAAGGTAGATTTCTAGCTAGACGTGGCATACATCAGGGCTCCGTTTGGTCCACtccaaaaataaattctctGAAACCAGATTCTCCTAATGTGAACCCAGTGTGGACAGGAATCCACATTCCTGTCAAAATAAGCTTTGGATCAACTTatgctttgggtttattttaaatatattttctgttctaAAGTGAGACAACTTGAACATAAAGATGTTTTCATGTTCAGTTCTGAAATTTACCAAAAATCTATGACACTCTTTATCATTCCTGCAGGAATCCTGCTACATGAACCCGAGAAGAGCTTCACGCTCACAGATGAATTTGTTTGCAAAACCATCACCTGCTTTGGCCCAACTTTCTGTGAATTTTCTCTTCGGGATCAGCAGCACTTTTGGACCTGAAGTACGGAGATTCTCCTTCACCCAGAACCTTtaagacagaaacatgaacctcagaacaaaataaaatctcagctCATTGGTAATATTTTCAGGCACAGAGTTCAAAGtaattaaaactaactaaactagacaaaaagtcacaataaataaaactaaactgtaaTGGAAAACTAAAACCTGTTATAACTCTGGTCAGGAGTtattggattatttttcttacttctAACAATCATAATGTTACTTTTTGGCATTGTTCTTGATGTCAGAGTTATATCCATCTTGGGAACAAACCCAGAGTTCAGTGACGGATAAATCGGCATCATCAGGTGATTATGTTGTCACAATAACAGCCTGTTGGGCAACCATTGGAAATGTATGTAGCTTTAACTCTTCTACAACCTTGGtggaatatataaaaatgttttattaatagtttctctttcttttacaTAAAAGATCTTTTACACAAAGATCCAAGGCTTTTCCTATTTACTATTTCTCTCAGATATTGTTCACAAATCGGTTTAATCTGTTTGTGAGCACGTCTCACGAACAGATGAAATAATCCGTCCTGATTACTGCAGGCGTGCTGAGGCAACTTGGAAATGTGCTGGTTTATGGggcaaaaaactaaaatgtttcatttacatttttgttttgtttggttcttACCCAAGAGTGTCTCTTCGTCCATCAACCCAGATCCAGTTGTTGTTAGTTTGTTGTAATCCCATCCAGTATCCGTGGTCGTTGTCATAGTAGTATTTGGTGTGATTGCTGACAAATTCCTGTGAGCAGATTACCTTCGATTTTTATAAACCTTCTTACGTCAAGCCATCATCTTTACACAGAAACGTCCAGACTTGCATGGTTGTTTTAAACTCTTATGTTAGTGTAGaggtggtgtcagattttaccTGCTCCTTCAGATCATCAATAACGACCAAATCTGCATGTTTGTCCTGACAGAAATCTCGACTTTTACTCCAGGTCAGCCACGGATGTGGACTGTAAAAAAAGTAGCATTTTTTCTGGAAGAGAATCCAGTTCTTCTGGCACACTTTACACTCTGGATCCATTAGATGAGAGGAAAGAGCAGAAAGAAGTGAAActtcagcaaaataaaataaactaaaaaaaactatttataaaagaaatccctgtgaataaatatttaatgtttcagtCGTCAAAATTAGTCAAAAGTGTTCAGAAATGGAGTGAAATTCAACAGTATTGGAAGGTGATTAAGTTACTATTCAAATTAGAAGCGGCGTACCACAGGGCTCTATGCTTGGTacactcaaaacaaaaataatattgtttgacataaaaacccaataaacCATAAATCACTTTCCCTCCGCTCCCACCCAGGCCCTGGCTCACTTTGGTGGGGCGTTTAAAAGTAAACCTGTGATAATAATGATCTGGTATGTCTTGAAAACCACTTTATAAGCAcatactaaaaaaataacaaaataattaatccAGAAATTTAAAGTTAATGTAGGAAACTATTGACCTTTGTTAGGGCAGAGGTCTTTTGCTggaatgttttcaaatttcagGATGAGTCCCAGTGTCCTGTTCAGCTCTTTGTTCTGGTTCtccattatttttctttcctcaatCAGTCGCTCATTTTCTGTGGTAACATTATTGATAGTTTCCTGCTGCTTGATCATCATCACATTAac includes the following:
- the LOC116717240 gene encoding C-type lectin domain family 9 member A-like, producing MKSKEDNNIYSTVNIKNEKPSPESRAEEEASTPCRCSLMLLCSLTFSALLAARIVITMQINVMMIKQQETINNVTTENERLIEERKIMENQNKELNRTLGLILKFENIPAKDLCPNKECKVCQKNWILFQKKCYFFYSPHPWLTWSKSRDFCQDKHADLVVIDDLKEQEFVSNHTKYYYDNDHGYWMGLQQTNNNWIWVDGRRDTLGFWVKENLRTSGPKVLLIPKRKFTESWAKAGDGFANKFICEREALLGFM